In Corynebacterium guangdongense, one DNA window encodes the following:
- the glgC gene encoding glucose-1-phosphate adenylyltransferase → MVVDVKTRPRVLAIVLAGGEGKRLFPLTEDRAKPAVPFGGTYRLIDFVLSNLVNGGFERIAVLTQYKSHSLDRHISRAWNISGPTGSYIASVPAQQRRGKRWYNGSADAIVQSLNLIYDDKPDYVLVFGADHVYRMDPSQMLEDHIKSGKACTVAGIRVPREEATAFGVIDADEDGTITEFLEKPANPPGTADDPSQAYASMGNYIFTTEPFIEALLKDELDEESDHDMGGNIIPNFVAEGEAHVYDFSANAVPGATDRDRGYWRDVGTIDSYYEAHMDLISVHPVFNLYNTTWPIHSTDDANLPPAKFVQGGIAQSSMVAPGSIVSGGTVRNSVISSGVRIEEGATVEGSVLLPGVRVGKGAVVRHAILDKNVYVREGEIVGVDAARDEARFKVSAGGVVVVGKNGIV, encoded by the coding sequence ATGGTGGTGGATGTGAAAACACGACCGAGAGTTCTAGCCATCGTCCTCGCCGGCGGCGAGGGTAAGCGACTATTCCCCCTGACCGAGGACCGCGCGAAGCCTGCAGTGCCATTCGGCGGTACCTACCGCCTGATTGACTTCGTCCTGTCGAACCTCGTCAACGGTGGTTTCGAACGGATCGCGGTCCTGACCCAATACAAGTCTCACTCGCTGGACCGCCACATCTCCCGCGCGTGGAACATCTCCGGGCCGACCGGCTCCTACATCGCCTCGGTGCCGGCCCAGCAGCGTCGCGGAAAGCGCTGGTACAACGGGTCCGCGGACGCCATCGTGCAGTCCCTCAACCTCATCTACGACGACAAGCCGGACTACGTCCTGGTCTTCGGCGCGGACCACGTCTACCGCATGGACCCGTCGCAGATGCTCGAGGACCACATTAAGTCGGGCAAGGCGTGCACCGTCGCGGGCATCCGGGTCCCGCGCGAGGAGGCCACCGCCTTCGGCGTCATCGACGCGGACGAGGACGGCACGATCACCGAGTTCCTGGAGAAGCCGGCCAACCCGCCGGGCACCGCGGATGACCCGAGCCAGGCCTACGCCTCCATGGGCAACTACATCTTCACCACCGAGCCGTTCATTGAGGCGCTGCTCAAGGACGAACTCGATGAAGAGTCCGACCATGACATGGGCGGGAACATCATCCCGAACTTCGTGGCGGAGGGCGAGGCCCACGTCTACGACTTCTCCGCCAACGCGGTCCCGGGCGCGACCGACCGCGACCGTGGCTACTGGCGTGACGTCGGCACCATCGATTCCTACTACGAGGCGCACATGGACCTGATCTCGGTCCACCCGGTGTTCAACCTCTACAACACGACCTGGCCGATTCACTCAACCGACGACGCGAACCTCCCCCCGGCGAAGTTCGTGCAGGGCGGCATCGCGCAGTCCTCCATGGTGGCGCCGGGTTCGATCGTCTCCGGAGGCACGGTCCGCAACTCGGTGATCTCCTCCGGCGTCCGCATCGAGGAAGGCGCCACCGTCGAAGGCTCCGTCCTGCTGCCGGGTGTGCGTGTCGGCAAGGGGGCGGTGGTGCGCCACGCCATCCTGGACAAGAACGTCTACGTCCGGGAGGGCGAGATCGTCGGCGTCGACGCGGCGCGTGATGAGGCCCGCTTCAAGGTCTCTGCGGGTGGCGTGGTCGTCGTCGGCAAGAACGGCATCGTCTAG